In Diorhabda carinulata isolate Delta chromosome 6, icDioCari1.1, whole genome shotgun sequence, a single genomic region encodes these proteins:
- the LOC130895133 gene encoding uncharacterized protein LOC130895133: MNKNDKLKVKYFVQSEKHSNDTSYGLCTLMEHQSLVDITICCGNHVLHAHKVVLAAGSPLFRTELELNPFIEQVMISGCEFTVIRSLIEFIYCGETFVNEELFKYFVAAAKLFQMPLFENLSMNYQFSDNFIVLPKPEFISKKPKYSTYPFNTNSPPNNSTLKPGTFNILKPQKVKSKRIEVEQQACLKEALASRLAIANLKKEIGAAPQPPTFIIEDSCTETTVENFIPTADTQEYIELNMNGQIVLPENRNFAVEPATKSNVIQLMLQNGEQNWTSDKIKTIIENQDNSNVEVMFRTNDGTFVTVTDEMLQNFQKDGLQYQVIDEDGKIGEMQELRLLNKDQSERTDKIEIDSLCNMDVLSSSKGILFQRNNDLECLQTVHAALMKPEIGIPSEIKPKIPQKPFDGTSFIQQPTKTKNEPEKLSHTKFSPDIFFAESVEDAGVNDKNPVS; the protein is encoded by the exons atgaataaaaacgaTAAGTTGAAAGTAAAATACTTCGTTCAATCTGAAAAACATTCAAATGATACTTCCTACGGGTTATGCACCCTAATGGAACATCAAAGTTTGGTAGATATAACTATATGTTGTGGTAATCACGTTTTACACGCTCATAAAGTGGTTTTAGCTGCCGGGAGCCCTCTTTTTAGG acAGAATTAGAGCTGAACCCGTTTATAGAACAAGTAATGATATCTGGTTGTGAATTCACAGTCATAAGATCacttattgaatttatttactGTGGAGAAACTTTTGTGAATGAAGaactattcaaatattttgttgctGCTGCTAAATTGTTTCAAATGCCACTTTTCGAAAACTTGTCTATGAATTATCAATTCTCAG ATAACTTCATCGTCCTACCGAAACCAGAGTTCATTTCaaagaaaccaaaatattcCACATATCCCTTCAATACCAATAGCCCTCCTAATAATTCAACCTTAAAACCGGGAACCTTCAACATTCTCAAACCACAAAAAGTGAAATCTAAACGAATCGAAGTCGAGCAACAAGCGTGCCTGAAGGAAGCCCTCGCCAGTAGGTTGGCAATAGCTAACCTCAAAAAAGAAATAGGAGCCGCACCGCAACCGCCAACTTTTATCATCGAAGACAGTTGCACCGAAACTAccgtagaaaattttataccgACTGCCGATACTCAAGAATACATCGAACTGAATATGAACGGACAAATCGTTTTACCGGAAAATAGAAATTTCGCAGTCGAACCTGCAACTAAATCGAATGTAATTCAGTTGATGTTGCAAAACGGCGAACAGAATTGGACGTCCGATAAGATTAAGACAATTATAGAAAATCAGGATAATTCGaatgttgaggttatgtttaggACAAACGATGGCACTTTTGTAACAGTTACCGACgaaatgttacaaaattttcaaaaagatg GATTACAATACCAAGTAATAGACGAAGATGGTAAAATAGGTGAGATGCAGGAACTTAGACTCCTTAATAAAGATCAATCCGAACGAACcgataaaattgaaatagataGTTTATGTAACATGGACGTACTTTCGTCTTCGAAAGGTATCCTCTTTCAAAGAAACAACGACTTGGAATGTTTACAAACAGTACACGCTGCATTGATGAAACCCGAAATCGGAATACCATCTgaaattaaaccaaaaatacCGCAAAAACCTTTCGATGGTACTAGTTTCATACAGCAACCGACGAAAACGAAAAACGAACCGGAAAAATTGTCACATACCAAATTTTCTCCGGATATATTTTTCGCCGAATCCGTCGAAGATGCTGGAGTTAATGATAAAAATCCCGTTTCGTAG